One genomic segment of Thermus neutrinimicus includes these proteins:
- a CDS encoding cupredoxin domain-containing protein — protein sequence MVGNSFYPKVLEIPAGTTVEFVNEDVFDLLEGERTGLHDAVVIDVQGPEPFVTPKLGHGQRYRITFTKPGEYVYICSIHPYMKGIIRVYEPLSQRTDSQ from the coding sequence ATGGTGGGTAACTCCTTCTACCCTAAGGTCTTGGAGATCCCTGCCGGGACTACCGTAGAGTTTGTGAATGAGGACGTTTTTGACCTGTTGGAGGGGGAACGCACGGGCTTGCATGATGCCGTGGTTATTGATGTCCAAGGTCCTGAGCCCTTTGTGACCCCCAAGCTGGGTCATGGGCAACGGTATCGCATCACCTTCACCAAGCCTGGGGAGTACGTGTACATCTGCAGCATTCACCCTTACATGAAGGGGATCATCCGCGTCTACGAGCCCTTAAGCCAGCGGACCGATTCCCAATAA
- a CDS encoding c-type cytochrome produces the protein MEIGWIETTIGALFATVVLTLWLSRGSGWLEPRFWRNAAVVSSLIMTGILVYLTIDSLNQIREGSARVPAYSVINKAIGLKRDYEKRRDIPVIGEEVGFFGKIWSEQEAYALVNKGKMTLQSRNCMDCHTLLGNGAYFAPDLTRAWLDPKWETMVKGMTGKATKEEAMAEWLQHPDRYPTFVRRMPNLGLTEEEAKALVAFLKWMSAIDTNGFPDRFAGVQ, from the coding sequence ATGGAGATCGGCTGGATAGAAACCACCATCGGGGCCCTTTTCGCCACCGTGGTCCTTACCCTATGGCTTTCCCGGGGGTCCGGATGGCTCGAGCCTCGGTTCTGGCGCAATGCGGCCGTGGTGAGCTCCCTGATCATGACCGGGATCCTGGTCTACCTCACCATCGATTCCCTAAACCAGATCCGGGAGGGTTCGGCCCGAGTGCCGGCCTATAGCGTGATCAACAAGGCCATCGGGCTCAAACGGGATTACGAGAAGCGCCGGGATATCCCGGTCATTGGGGAGGAGGTGGGGTTTTTCGGAAAGATCTGGAGCGAGCAGGAAGCCTACGCCCTGGTCAACAAGGGCAAGATGACCCTGCAGAGCCGCAACTGCATGGACTGCCACACCCTTTTAGGCAACGGGGCCTATTTTGCTCCGGACCTCACCCGGGCCTGGTTGGACCCCAAGTGGGAGACCATGGTCAAGGGCATGACGGGCAAGGCCACCAAGGAGGAGGCCATGGCGGAATGGCTTCAACACCCCGACCGCTATCCCACCTTCGTTCGCCGAATGCCCAACCTGGGCCTGACGGAGGAGGAGGCCAAGGCCTTGGTGGCCTTCTTGAAGTGGATGTCGGCCATCGATACCAATGGCTTCCCGGATCGCTTCGCCGGGGTGCAGTAG